One part of the Lytechinus pictus isolate F3 Inbred chromosome 3, Lp3.0, whole genome shotgun sequence genome encodes these proteins:
- the LOC135153530 gene encoding uncharacterized protein LOC135153530 has product MLAKLKFLRQEDKALQEIETKLRAQLNRLKQEERVLRRQMRKTHERSLSEDDQENVKEPEAHVDDEIINQEPLEDLNERATSILQMCQAQYMEEKIDTEEEEEEEEDEIEEENAGDMDGGVEDEIGAEYKKLFKEMRAEVDYEDEFEDC; this is encoded by the exons ATGCTCGCCAAACTCAAATTTCTTCGACAAGAAGATAAAGCTTTACAAGAGATTGAAACGAAGCTCCGGGCTCAACTTAATCGTTTGAAG CAAGAGGAACGCGTCTTAAGACGCCAAATGAGGAAAACTCATGAAAGAAGCTTGAGTGAGGATGATCAGGAAAATGTAAAG GAACCAGAGGCACACGTGGATGATGAAATAATCAATCAAGAACCATTGGAAGATCTCAATGAGAGAGCAACCTCCATTCTACAAATGTGTCAGGCCCAATACATGGAAGAAAAGATAGATacagaggaagaagaagaggaggaggaggatgaaatcGAAGAAGAGAACGCTGGTGATATGGATGGGGGAGTTGAAGATGAAATTGGAGCAGAGTATAAAAAGCTCTTTAAAGAGATGAGAGCTGAAGTGGACTACGAAGACGAGTTTGAAGATTGTTGA
- the LOC135153532 gene encoding INO80 complex subunit D-like, with translation MYEGKHIHFSEVDNKPLCSYSAKLCKQRRLNGYAFCIRHVLEDVSAPFKQCEFVAKYNRLRCTNPIPGEENRKFCNSHMQVLGLAPKRGKKRKGDQSPDSRNDSRNDSSNAGSKGGSQEREKHKKKSKDKKKKKKKKKKKEKHKKKGNRSILDDVMFNSKGNFELNDLNLLCRSRPPDYPNAVVGADNLTLHSNSVERAIKTKSKRRKDGSTLHERLQEKLERNKQRLRQQREKEMLAKSMQHTPFSNAATLEHTNNLLDSGVVQYKNSSYLDSQKYLPLIPPLVEGKGRVPSLPWPQIPQHLSSPREAFVKLQRKHPKDLFARKLDSRAVDLLRQRLQQDEDERTDIFPLGLDFSDTDDEESEEVTDRRCRNTCKEQYSLSHISSTDDTNSPLSRQSRLKQLKSHLQRDRRKLELGLQCDKHTQKDIRRSSKLLLDAAREHPFGTAVSVLRVQEEILQRPKPQAPPERICCSKEENEDPCQEEAMPYSKHCFRHILEDEEQVLFYQCGAEFPGGFRCIEPSFDMLNEQPLCQEHAKRVRMEPKSKRPRKKTKPSALTRPFKKKKKSQRRKIRPQKPIPPLEPLQNYQLPISTPVMPVATPHPPPHTPAFRSPPLLGAHDLPVHLMDMSALEEVMNAEGVESPPEDLNSDAEEEALSSVLQNLNDIFEGRNGDFLPTREEAEALERAFFQASEDDAKLSLDQLFNDGEENSNSLPGDVTEANINQDSSDGLPSDLQSAANRLIADTMRQNSNDGSNHNAIKPPSSNLTNPVPLSNMPAAAPSGQAFTLPSTLSGMGVYTNSVAQFNGPVIPQTQSMLTQNALSTAATTEDNHQDSLRHTVLNGVISGNRAMVPSFPISQPIMSPHGGQQVPHPMMSPQSPQIITTTLPQASPNASSGMSPSASAPTPSQAAHQAALPSFRQTWSTVPNIQNALRRTNTNSVPTVNGINSNGGLPYGVHTSQAIGTQKLPSFNSVVAGITQNHIPQQQSGFAPGLPSPQPTSGIPTPPYTAPNIKNIPPIIKQQGT, from the exons ATGTACGAAGGCAAGCATATTCACTTCTCAGAAGTTGACAACAAGCCACTATGTTCGTACAGTGCCAAGTTGTGCAAGCAGCGGCGCCTCAACGGCTATGCTTTCTGCATTCGCCACGTATTGGAAGATGTATCGGCCCCCTTCAAGCAGTGTGAGTTTGTAGCAAAGTACAATAGACTGCGCTGCACCAATCCCATTCCTGGGGAAGAGAATAGAAA GTTTTGTAACAGCCACATGCAGGTCTTGGGGCTGGCACcaaagagaggaaagaaaaggaaaggggaccAATCTCCAGACAGTCGGAATGACAGCAGAAATGACTCATCGAATGCAGGCAGCAAGGGAGGGAGCCAGGAgagagaaaaacataaaaagaaatcaaaggacaaaaagaaaaagaagaagaaaaagaagaaaaaggagaagcaTAAGAAAAAGGGAAACCGATCAATTTTAGACGATGTGATGTTTAACTCCAAAGGAAATTTTGAATTGAACGACTTAAATTTACTGTGCAGAAGTAGGCCACCAGATTACCCCAATGCAGTGGTCGGTGCTGACAATCTTACACTTCACTCCAATTCAGTGGAAAGGGCAATCAAGACGAAATCAAAGAGGAGGAAAGATGGCAGCACGCTACATGAGAGGCTCCAAGAAAAGTTGGAGAGGAACAAGCAAAGACTGCGCCAACAGCGGGAAAAAGAAATGCTTGCCAAATCTATGCAGCACACTCCATTCAGCAACGCTGCTACCCTGGAACATACCAATAATCTACTTGATAGTGGAGTAGTACAGTACAAGAATTCTTCATACCTCGATTCCCAGAAATACCTTCCCCTGATACCCCCGTTGGTTGAGGGTAAAGGACGCGTCCCCTCCCTTCCATGGCCTCAGATCCCCCAGCACCTTTCCTCACCTAGGGAGGCATTTGTGAAACTACAACGGAAGCACCCTAAAGACCTCTTCGCTCGCAAACTAGACTCACGGGCAGTTGATCTGCTTAGACAACGTCTTCAGCAGGATGAAGACGAGAGAACTGATATATTTCCCTTAG GTTTAGATTTTTCAGACACAGATGATGAAGAGAGTGAGGAGGTCACAGACAGAAGAtgtagaaatacatgtaaagaaCAATATAGTTTAAG TCACATATCCAGTACTGATGATACCAATAGCCCGCTAAGTCGGCAGAGCAGATTGAAGCAGCTGAAAAGTCACCTCCAGCGAGACAGGAGGAAGCTAGAACTGGGACTCCAGTGTGATAAGCACACCCAGAAAGACATCAGACGTTCTAGTAAACTCCTCTTGGATGCTGCCAGGGAGCATCCGTTTGGAACAGCCGTATCTGTACTCAGGGTTCAAGAAGAGATATTACAAAG GCCAAAGCCTCAAGCTCCCCCGGAGAGAATTTGCTGCagtaaagaagaaaatgaagatccTTGCCAAGAAGAGGCTATGCCCTACAGTAAACACTGCTTCAGAC ACATACTTGAAGACGAAGAGCAGGTATTGTTCTACCAGTGTGGAGCTGAATTCCCTGGAGGATTCCGCTGTATTGAGCCCAGCTTTGACATGCTCAATGAACAGCCCCTATGCCAGGAACATGCCAAGAGAGTG CGAATGGAGCCCAAGTCCAAGAGACCAAGAAAGAAGACGAAGCCTTCTGCTCTCACCAGACCtttcaagaagaaaaagaagagccAACGAAGGAAGATCAGACCACAGAAACCAATACCTCCTCTTG AACCTCTGCAAAACTACCAGCTACCCATCAGTACCCCTGTGATGCCCGTGGCTACCCCTCACCCTCCACCTCATACCCCTGCATTCAGAAGCCCCCCTCTGCTCGGTGCTCATGACCTGCCTGTTCATCTCATGGACATGTCCGCTCTGGAGGAAGTGATGAATGCAGAGGGCGTGGAGTCCCCTCCGGAAGATCTCAACTCAGATGCAGAGGAGGAAGCTCTCTCAAGCGTTCTTCAGAACCTCAATGACATCTTTGAAG gAAGGAATGGTGACTTCTTGCCTACAAGGGAGGAGGCAGAAGCCCTGGAGCGTGCTTTCTTTCAAGCATCAGAAGACGATGCCAAGCTTTCTCTGGATCAGCTCTTTAACGATGGAGAAGAAAATAGCAACTCATTACCAGGAGATGTGACAGAGGCTAACATCAACCAGGATAGCTCAGATGGACTCCCAAGTGATCTTCAGTCTGCAGCGAATAGACTTATAGCCGACACCATGAGGCAGAATTCAAACGATGGGTCTAATCATAATGCAATCAAGCCACCGTCCTCAAATCTCACCAACCCTGTGCCTTTGAGTAATATGCCTGCCGCTGCACCATCTGGCCAGGCTTTCACCCTACCTAGCACCCTGTCAGGTATGGGAGTGTATACAAACAGTGTTGCTCAATTCAATGGTCCTGTCATCCCTCAGACACAGTCTATGCTGACACAGAACGCCCTCAGCACCGCGGCTACGACGGAAGACAACCATCAGGATTCCTTGCGACACACTGTCCTCAATGGAGTCATCAGTGGAAATCGTGCAATGGTGCCCTCGTTTCCCATCTCTCAACCTATTATGTCTCCGCATGGAGGTCAGCAGGTGCCTCACCCTATGATGTCACCTCAGAGCCCTCAAATCATCACAACCACCTTGCCACAAGCTAGCCCCAATGCTTCGTCAGGAATGAGCCCAAGCGCTTCGGCTCCCACCCCTTCTCAGGCTGCGCATCAGGCGGCCCTTCCCAGTTTCCGGCAGACATGGAGCACTGTTCCCAACATTCAGAATGCCTTGCGCCGTACCAACACGAACAGTGTACCGACTGTGAACGGCATCAACTCAAACGGCGGACTCCCGTACGGTGTGCACACGAGTCAGGCTATAGGTACCCAGAAATTGCCGAGCTTTAATTCCGTGGTAGCAGGGATCACCCAGAATCATATACCGCAGCAGCAGAGCGGATTTGCGCCTGGCCTCCCATCACCTCAGCCTACCAGTGGGATCCCTACTCCACCCTACACGGCACCCAATATCAAGAACATACCTCCAATCATCAAACAACAAGGAACGTGA